Genomic DNA from Prunus persica cultivar Lovell chromosome G1, Prunus_persica_NCBIv2, whole genome shotgun sequence:
TTGTTATGCGGTGAAGATGGACCTCCAACATGAAGCAAAAATGCACAATTTTTTCCATCATTAACTCTTTTCCAATTGTTGAACCCATCAGTAATTAGTGCAGACCCACTTGTtggatttttttcaaaaacaaagcatGGTAAACAATATGCCTTATCTGACGAAGGAGAATACTCTAACCATGGAAACTGTGAGAACCAAGAATATTGAAATCAACGTCTCTGTTTCCTGAACAAAGTCCTTGGATAGTCAAAAAGTTTAGATTGATAAGGCCCCATTTTGATATACGCCCTTCGAATCtcatcatgttgattaatggggTATTCACAAATTGCAATGCGTTTTACTGGATCTCGTTCTAAAGAAGTAGCATCAAATTCTTTAGGTCCAACTATTTGAGGTTCGAGATGCATAGGTTCTTCCGGAATTGAAGTATCATTACCACTTTTTTTGAAGAATGAATCAATTGTTTTTCCCCTCTTTGTCGGTCTATTATCATCAACATGAGACATTATGTCCAAACAAGAATATTATAAGCTAGAAACAATGCAAATCCAATCCAACAGAAGCAATCCAAAATATATGCAATCCAACTGCAGCCATGGAACATAAAGCcaatatttaataataatattcatcGTACCTACTATCAAGATTTACTGTACAGAaagccagaaaaaaaaaagatttattgTACATGAACCTTAATTTGTCAATACCTATAGTagaaatacatataatataaactCAAATATTTAGAATAGCATTCTTTAGTAAATACACAGCATAAGCAAATAGATTGAAAACTACAATCGAGTTTACCTTGAGAGGAAATAAAGTAAGAATACCTATGATTCTTTATTGCCTCTTGATCAAAGTTCAATGAGACATGAGATACTTTTTTGTGgttgagagaagaaaatagaggattattttgttatgccAAACAAAAGCCAAAGAACAAAGTTTATGGCTAATTGGTAAAattcaacaataaaaaaaaggtaagtAGGCAAAGAGAATGTAAGTGGGTTGAagatatattattaaataacaatatgtatttttttttattagtttattaTATTAGAGTCAACCCAAAATGGTTGGACTAATATTAAACAAAGGCAAGTTACAATAtttagccacaaaaaaaaaaaaaaaaaaaagaaggcaagTGGGGTAAGTTAAAATTTTTGGGGAGTAGAATAGCTTATAAAATTTGGACCCCCTTTAGTTTTCTATAGATTTTGCATTGGGCTACaacccacttaagcttgtgaATAGTACCGTCCTTAGGCTGTAGTGAGCTTTTAAGTCCAACCGAAACCAAACTGCAATTTATGCATGGCCCTATAATATTTCTTACATCATGGCCTAGCCATATACAACCGttttttcaacccaaaaaccaaaagtttGGGTTTTAATCCAACACATTGAACCATAAAAGATGTGGGTGTATGACCCATTTCTCCGACCTAGGGGTGCAATTTGGATATGAAATTCCAATTTCGATATAttctaatataaaattttccaGCTTTGGCATTCCCAAATTAAAtatgacaataaaaaattcaaaaattcaaaaagaaaaaaaaaacattaaaattggaCTGTatctcaaaattttgaatttcgaAATACCCACAGTGACTAACTTCATGTTGAGATAAATGTGATTCAATCAATGAAAAGACATCCTATGAGTTTGATTTCATGCACATATTTCTAACACCTAAACCGATCATTTTGTCTCAACCCTATAAAAGCAATAGCTGCTTCCCCAATCAACATCCACCCAAAACCTTGGAAGGAAGGAAATGCGACAATTGCTATGACGGTACCAATCCTAACTCTAAGGATAAGCCCCAAACTCACTTTGAAAGCTTCCTTGTTCCATGAGGCATCatcattcaatttcaaaaaagaGTGGCGAGGAGGCTCAGATATTTCTCATAACTTTCACTTAAAAGGTGGGCATATAGGGgatttcccaattttttttttttttttaaagggatTCACTCCACTTGGAAggtatgtgtttttggaaaaTTATTCCCCCTCGTCAGAACAAAAAAGATGGAAAGATGAAAAAATATGTACCAAGATGATAATGAGTGAAACAAGAGAGCACACCAAGAATTTAACGGGGTTCAGCAAAAAAACAAGCTTACGTCCacgaagaaaataaacaagctTATGGGAGAAATACAAGTACAAGAAAATAAACCGCTCAAGAGTTTTGTACCTAATTCCAAGCACATATCACTCCCACCCAAGAGAAATCCCCTGTCTTAATTCTCCAAGAAGTATACACTCTTGATGCATACATAACTCCCTAGTGAATGAATATTCAcactcaaactcaaactcaaacttGAGTTGATGCCTTAATGCCTTACTTGATTCCCAAATAAGAATAGACCTCCCTTTATATAGCCATAAAAGAAGGCTCTAAATGCGTTGTACCATTTAATGAACCATGTGACCATATGCATTAAAAACTTGTTGAGAAGCCCAAAGGCGCTAAGCAGGGATATTGCACCCAACAGTCTCCCCCTTTTGACTTAGGTGGAGGGTATCACACCACCACTTCAATACCTAAAATCCATCTCAATCCGATATACTATTTGTAAATTTCACAAACAAACATTGGCCTTGACCTTGTACCATCTACACATAATTAGAATCAGAATGAGGTCCTAGCTCCCACTGATTCATAACAACTAATGCTTATGTGCAGTTGTGCAGAGCAACACTTATTGATTAGCTTTGAAGACGAATCTTGACTCGACCCCTTCCCTAGCTGAATTTTCCTTCTTGCCATCATCTGAACCTAAGAAACATATAACATGTGTCTCTGCTATCCCCGCAAATGAGACTCGCCTTAAGTATTTAATTTCATGTGCACGCCATTTCCCATAAGCCATTGAGGTTTAAGTACTTCCTATCAGACAATATAAACCACAACACTCTTCTCCATTCATCATGACAATACAACCATGTGTGACTTTCAGAACTCCCCCACTACAAAACACTTGCAGCCATTGGATTCTAATTGGCTCAAGGATATCAGATTCCTTCGCAACTTTGGAAAAAAGTCCATAACAAAGTGCACACCGCTCCATCAAACATCTTGATTTTCACTATTCCAAACCCAATGGCATCACATTTGGACACATtaggaaaacaagaaaaccttCCGTTTGAATCTTCGAACGCATCAAAATATTCCTTCCTAGAGAAAATGTGATTATGATATTCCAAATCCAATATCCAATCATCGTGAGAAGAAGTGTTACCTCCAGAGATTGTAAGAATATCTCCAAGATCTACACAACTTTCCCTACCATAATGGTGGCACTATCTGAGCCTTACTATCCTTCTCATTCTTTTTTCGATTTAGATAGTTTCACTTTAAATGCCCCAACTCCTTGCACTTGTAGCATTGAACGCCCTTTCCACTATCCCTAGATTTTGACTTGTTGTGACTGCTCGATCCCCTAACAGTTTGTCTTCCCTTTTGATTTTGACTATGGCTATCCTCAActatcttcctcttctcattAGACAAGAGAGTTGCCTCCACATCCTCCATCTTTAATGTATACTTATCATAAAACATCGTAGTTAAAACGCGGTCATACAAATTGGGAAGTGAGGTAAGAAGTAAAaaggttttattttcttccttaaTCTTGACATCAACCCTTGCCAGTTGATTCAACAACCCCTTGACACATTGAAAAGCTCAATCAGATTAGCAACCTCATTCATCTTTAGCTTGTACAAATCCTGCTTTAGATTCAACTTCGTGTTTAAGCTCTTATTGAGATAAAGCCTCTCCAACTTCTCCCACAATGTTCGGGCAGAATCTTCATCTATAGAGTTGTTGATAAAGTTATTTGCAGTCTAGAGTTGGACTATACTGACATACCTCGACTCCAAGTCTTCTCTCTTATAACCACCATCCTCTCTTGCTTTGCATCCTTACCCTTCACTATTCTTTGCCAAATAGTAAAGCTCATATTTCCATCAAATTGTTCCACCTTGAATTGTGAGGGAATACTCATTGCCATGACGAAACTAGGATTACAAGCACCATAATCATCGAGCcaaagctctgataccacttgttgAAAAAATTAGTATTCCTCGtcacaacaaaataaaaaaggaatgcGCCAAAATGACAATGAGTGAAACAAAAGACACCAAGAATTTAACGTGGTTTGGGAAAAACTAGTCTACGCCCTCAAAGTGCTACCAACTTCACTATATGAAAGAAATACAAgtacaataaaataaactgCACAATAGTTTTGTACCCAAACTAAAGCCCGTATCCCATAGGATACACCCCTTGTACATCCTTTCTCTAAAAAACATGTGAAGATCACTTTCACGCAAGAGAAATTCCCTCTCTTGAATTCTCCAAGAATTATACACACTCTTGATACACACCCAACTCCTTAGTAAATGAACACTCGCActcacactttttttttttttttggtcgtcACTCACTCACACTCACACTTGACTTGATGCTTTGATGCCTCAATTGATTCCCAAATGAGAATAGACCTCCATTTATGTAGTCATAGAAGAAGGCTTTAGATGCATTGTACCATCTAATGAACCAAGCACATTCAATTGATGCACATACAATGGATGCATGCACATCATGTGGAAAAACACCACATGCATTAAAAACTTATGGAAAAGCTCAAAGGCCCTCTACTAAGGAGAGACACTACTCTAAATTCTCGTGCAAAAAGTGAGTGATAGCTTGATTTCATAGTAAAAGGAAGCAACTAGAAGCGGTCTCTTGGACAAATTAAGCTATCATCATCAGTTTCAATGCCCACATTGGTAGCTTCAGTTACCTCAGTTGTTATGGTGATATTTGATGATGAATGCTTTCTAAGTTCCATTTGCTggtaagagagagaggagagggacAGAGGAGGGTAGTGCGAGGGTGAGGGAGGAgtatttttcttccattttcaattaattaatgttaaaaaattattatttattttgtcattCCACGTGGCAGAATACGAGCAAGTCCAATGAGTCCATTAATTGTTATGTCACCATCCgacaaagaaatcaaaataacaAAGGTATGAAGTGGTCGGAAAATGAAAAGAGTtatttactcaaatggtcctcaaacttataccCAAGTtgcattttggtccctcaactaaattattcgttcaaatggtccaccaactctttattaatcaGCGCATTGGTCCTACCgtcacatttttttattaaatttagtCATGTGAGCAGCACATGCTGCATTTATAGGGGTAAATAAGACTTTTggcaatcaaaaaataaaaatatatgactacaaattttattttttataaaaaacaaaaagtaaccCTAAAAAAAACCAGCCCACTCAACCCCACCCCAATCTCATCCTCCCCAACTCCAATCCCAACCCCCATCTCATTGTGGGTTTGCAATAGCCTCTCGGCACCCCACCCTCCCCTTCCCcccaccctctctctctctctctctctctctctctctctctctctctctctagggaggtaggttttttttttctttggatttttagtttttaatttatttacgATTTTATTTAACTGGACTGTTTTACCTTTATATTTCACGGCAATATTGACATAATGTAACGATAGAACCGATGCACCGATTAATAAAAAGTTGGTGGACCATTTAAATGAATAGTTTAACTAAGGTACCAAAATGCAACTCGAATATAAATTTTAGGACCATTTGAGCAAATaacccaaatcaaaatttggttTCGAAgttaacatgaaaaatacttgAAATAGGAAAGGCTGAAACGTAAACTTCCGAATAGCAAGATGAAATTTACTATTTTTTCATAAGTTGTAACAAAAAGACCAATCAGTGTAGATGGTACATGAAGACTGCTTGCGAGCAAATGGCTGTTTAATTGTTTCTTTCTAAAAATTttatagtaataataataactgtTTAACATTTGGGGCCTTCGAATGACATTTTCTATGCCAAATATGGCAGTTATAAGTACCAAAAACTGATACTCTATACCAGGTTGGTCGAGACTATGCACAATTATGAACACCGTATACCAGGTTTTGCAGAGTTTGATTTTCCATTACAAAACATGCGCGATAGACTTCATTCAATGATACAGAAGCCAAAGAAAGCAAACAGTATTCAGAGAAAAATATATCCACCTCACAACCCAATCCCCAAGTCAATTCATaactaaaaaattagacaCCGGGATAGTTCCAGCAACATACAGAACTCAGCAATGACATGAAACTGGCCAATCCAATCCTACACATCCAATATCATATACgaaaaacgaaagaaaaatatatatatatagaaagtTTATGATGAAATCAGCAGGCAATTTGAAAGCAGAATGTTTCAGGGACGCAGAAATTCCAACAGAAGGAAACTTCAAGGCTCCGGAGCTTGTGGTGGTGGCAGCTTCAGAAGTGGTTGAAGAGCCTTGACAACAATGCTCATATTTGGCCGGAATTCAGCTTCATATTGCACACACAATGCTGCCACAGCGGCCAGCTGTATCAACAAAACGAAAATCACATTCTAAGTTGCTAAATCTATAATTGGATATCAAAAACTGTGAGCACAccaatattaaacaaaaaaaattctgtgAATGGTGGACAGGTGgttgtggagagagagagagagacctttGCGACTCCTTTAGCAGGATAATCTCCCTTTAGCTTTGGATCTACACATTGTTTAACTTTGTCTTCACTCAATCTTGGAGTAGCCTGAGAAAAAGCAGGGTATATGTCAGGTCAAACTAAATGAAGCAGAAGACTGGTAGAACAGAAAGGAAATGATATTCCCAAAGAAGTAAGCATATAGACTCACCCAAGTAACAAGACTCTGCTGTCCACGTGGCATTGTATGATCGACAGGTTTCCTCCCAGTCAGAAGTTCTAGAAGAACCACACCAAAGCTGTACACATCACTCTTCTGTGTCAATTGACCAGTCATTGCATACCTGCAGAACATTTGCAAATTCAAATTAACTGTGATCTATAACCATTTACACTCCTCAATGACCAATAGAGGTGCATATACATCAAAGAAATGTTTTCAAACAATTCCACTCAGCGTTCAGTGATCAGACTAGTTGACATCATAAATGGAAAAATGCAATTCCAGTGACTCTTGATACAAATGACTACTTGAGTGATGCCTTTTGTAGGTCCACATAATTCAGACAATCCTTATCATCAAAGTTTAACTGAACTATATCTCAATAATAACATGATCCATTGAGAAGCAATTATCATCTAGACCCGCCACAATTCCAGTCCAATACCATCCTATTCTAAATAAAAACTACTTCATCTTATAAAAGGCATATTGAATTTGATGGTCAAAAGAATTGCAAACAGTGTTTCACAATGAATCCCAAGATAAATGCACTTTGCCACTTAATTCATATCACCAAATAAGCACCAAAGAAGGTGAAGTAAATGATACAAAGAATTTCGAACTAAGAGATCTCATTCCAGCTGGATGCATCAAATAGCCTAGTAGACAGGTCATAGCAAACTTTTATTTACACGAGTGAAACTTGAAAACCAACAACCCAAAGTAAACAACCATAAAATACATGACAATAAGTTaataaacacatatatgtaGTTTAAGAGACATACTCTGGGGCATGATAGCCAAACGTTCCCAAAACTCGAGTGGAATGAAGACGAGCAGCCATATCAGGAGCCTGATTTGATAGATTAAAATCTGCAATCTTGGCTTTGAAATCTTCAAAGAGAAGCACATTACTAGATCTTATATCTCTGTGTATAATAGCAGGTTGAACCTTCTCATGCAAGTATTCCAATCCCCTAGCCGCATCAACTGCAATTCTAACCCGCTGCAACCAGTCTAGTGTGGGACCTGGTTGAGCCCCTTGAACTCCCTTTCTACCTGTAATTGCACTCACATTCAACTTAATGAGTTCTAGTTTCTACAAGGAAATTTCAAATCAAGTGAATatgaattgtaattaaaaagagaagatGTTTTACAAACCATGTAATATGTCGTGTAGAGATCCCATGGTCGCAAACTCATAAGCAAGCACGCGCAAACTTCCGTCCACACAGTAACCAAGCAACTCAACAAGATTTTCGTGCTTCAATCTCGAAACCATGGAAACCTTAAATGAAATAAGTCAAGATGCAGTCAGATACGATAAGAAACCAATAGTCACATATCATATACCAAATTGTGATACAATTATATTTCAAGAAAGAGAGTTGCAGACAGACCTGGGTCAAAAACTCGCCATTTGACTCAGGCTCAGATGCAACGTCAAGCTTCTTCACGGCCACAGCTTTACCATCATTCAAGCTTGCATAATATACTCTTCCATATGATCCTTCACCAATCAATGACTTAGATCCGAAATTGTCAGTCTTCTCTTTCAGCTCCTCCAAAGACAATGGAGGCACTTCAATAGGTGGTGGGGCCTTCTGTACGTCAGATTTTACAGGAGCTGACACCTTATTGCCCTTTTGGTTCCCTAAACATGCAAAAAATAGATGGCCAAAATAATCCTATGTTATAACCGGAAGACATTTCCATTAAATTGTTCCAGTACTTTGTTAGCAACCTCAAAAACCAATTAAACTATTGaatttatttcatatttataataacactaaatttttttcaaacaaattgaTTTTACAAAAAGCCAACTCATAATGAAACATTAATAACTCCTGAAAATTTCGTTTACAAAACTAGTTAAATAAGCTTGTCTGATGAGGAAAAATCAACACATAAACACACATGAGTACTCACACATGCAGACACTTGTTCAATGGGTGATCTTTAACAGCATTAAATTTACAGGTTTCATTTGCCTGCGTATGTTCAAAGCTGAAAACCATAGAAAAAAACTTTGCTATTTGGAGTCGAGAATTAGAACTTAATGTTCAGAAACTGCTGACAGAGATATGGATTGTGGTTGAAATCCGTGATGTGGCAAAGGTCATTTAATAAACATGGCAATGGAATATTGAACACCGTTTTCATCAAATGGTGGTTGCCAGTTTGGCATAATGTTGGCACTTGTGTTGTGGGGGCAGtagtaaattttgaaaatgataGCTCAAGGATTTAACTTGAACTCAAAATTTAGCACTGTAACCATGATTCTAGAATCACTAGAAACTTCAAGAACTAACACCTTATGTTACTAAAGTGATTTccttttttcaattacagGAAACTCTTCATAATTCTAAAGAAAAGTCAGAAAATTGTACCATCTGTATAATGCTTCGGGCTCTTCAGGTGTTCATTTTCGTTTGATGGATAAGACTCTTCGACGTGACAAGTACAACAGAGCCACTTGCGCATCCTGACTTTCTTCCTCAAATATAAATCGTCGTCAGTACTTGTATTCTCCAACCGTACAAAGAAACCAGGGGGAGGGGCATGTGCCTGCATTGTGCCATAATTTGATCGGATTCAACATCATCACATAATAAGTAATTTCTAAAACGAACAAAAGTccttataattgaaaaattgatgCTTTCAAAAATATCCAAGAGAAATACAAGCAAATGAAACAATCAGTCAGCACTGTCTTTTTTGGTAATCCAGTCAGCACTGTCACAGATTTATATGATTGCCAAACAAAGCATTGCACATAAACTAAATTTATTCATATAATTTGTAATTCATAACATAATTTAGAAtacttttttctatttcttccaATTCAGTGAGCCTGGTCTCAACAATCAAGAGAGATGGAATCAGATTCATCTTAATTACATACTAACCAATATAATTTCGCATATATACCTCTACTAAACATCATTAATAAAAGAGATATTATTCTTACCACTAAACCACGGCGACGGCAGTTAGCACTCTCCATCAAGATTAAACACAAATGCAAATTCACAATTATACCAAAACCAATCAATTGCAGGACAAAAGCAAGAAACCCAGAAACGAATTGATCCCAATTCTTCAGATTAACCAAACAATCTCAGAATTAACAAGCGAAGGAAACCCCCAATTCAATTTAAGAATAATTACAAAAAGGAATAAATCAGAGAAAGGGAAATGGGTTGAGTTCTGAGATTCGGGGAAACGAGAGAAATGGGAACAGGTCAAATAGGGAATGAGAATTGGGTCGTAAAAGAAAAGCCAGCCAGATCGAAAAACCGTATTTACAGAAAATAAGGAGCAACACAagataaacagaaaattaacaatataAGGATGAAAGCGACTACCTCCGTTTCTCTTTctgtctctgtttctctctcttcttcttcgcttctctctctctttctcttttagggtttgtgaggTGAAGGGACAGGTAGGATTTGAAAGGGCTTAGGCTGTTGCTTTTGGGGGGGTGAGAGAAAGCTGAGAGGTTGggttggtttgttgtatgtgaaaggaaaaaaaaaaaaagcagagaaagaaagaaagaaagaaagacagAGGGGCAACGCGGAGTGGCCGACTGGTGAGGCAAATCAACAAATGCTCAGATGGACAGATAGATATACTCTCTAATTCCTtcccatttatttatttatggaaaatgtccactttctctctctacaagtttgtttgtcttgttttctctctctaaacccatcaaattttctattaatattttttttaataacatttGCGATACATACAATTTACAAATGTTCCTCGCTTTTCACAACTCTaaactattttcttttttggaactATTCGTTTGGTCTTATTTTCTCCACCTAAACAAACatatgttatgtttttttttatcagtatgttatgttatgttattATTCTATTTATTGTTTGGAGTAATTTCAAAAGATTGGTGGTGGGAAAAAGGAGAATGAAAGTGAGAgaatttggtgactttggtgTTTTTGGGGTATTTGAtacttttttgagttttggtcttcttttttatcttttttttttaatcaaagataaacttcattagataaatttcaatattACAATCAAAGACATTAACAAGTACCAATTCTAAGAGGGCAACAAACTAAcatgttaaaaacaaaactaatgcGCACAGAAGCCGCACTAAAACTATTAGACCACATCATTACAATTAATCATAAAACCAAACAAAGTCCACATACCCAACataaccaaaaccctaaagcAACCTATGAACCTAAATGAACCCTAGCACCAACACTTGAAGAAGCTTTGTCGCAGCCACATCCACCACTACATCCGTAACAGAATTGGGGAAAATATGGTTTGTAGTAATCTACATGAGTATAAGCGcgaacaaatttaaaaaaaaaaactacctTGACAAATAACAATTAGGTGATTTGTAGCAACCTCATTCGAAGACGATGCAGACCCAAATTTAGAGAACATGAGCAATGTTAGAGAGCGAATTTTTCATTATGTTTCACTTGTGTTGGTGTAAGAGAAAAACTTGACCAATgtctcatttttctctctctaaaaaatttaccagtttttatacataaatttGTGTCTCTCttgtattctttctttttttaaactaaGTTTGGTCTTATTTTCTCATTctaaaaaaacacataatttATGTTAtgattctatttattttttgaagtatttttttcctaataagaaaaatattgggcaatgtgaaaaaggaaaaggaaagtgaGAGAATTGTGAATTGTAATACAGGTATTGGTGGACTCCACCTTTATTAGAGAGGCGATACCAATATGTATATCAATGTGGTAAACTTAACATtaccttttttcatttttagttaaaaGATAAAAGGGAAATGTATGTAAGAAATGTAGTAAGCAAGAAAGAGGTAGGGAGGAGTGAGGAATATGAGAGAAATGAAAGAAGAATGTATGAAATAAAAACTTGACAATGGAAGTTAGGGAtcgtttttagtttttaccCTTCGGTTTTCACTTTAGGTGCCATTTCATAAAGATTTTATCCTCATCGTCctcttgcattttttttcccctcctTTTATgccaaatatattttgttgttgtaccgtttaggggtgggcactcaaaccggcgaaccggaaatccgagccgaaccgcACTGAatcaaaccggaaaaaaaccgagttgaccaaaaagtcaaaaaccggtcaaaaaccgaaccggaccggtttggaacGGTTCCgaatccggttccatgtcttcaaaaaccgaaccgggccgaaccgaaccggtgaaactaaaaaaatatataatttcaatatatatttatatttaatgctatatttttaatttcactaaaaaaaacctaatatttatccaagttcaatgtcaaaatatctctcttttctcactttaatatttattttttatatgaaattgaataatttgttaatttttaagtaaaaaaataatatttcagttgagaattgtattaaaaaataattttaaaaaataatttttataatccggttcaaaactgAACCGGAACCGAAAtcggaccgaaaccggttcaaaccgaaccggacagtttttgaattttttttattaaaaccgaaccgaaccaaaccggatgaatagtatcgAATcagttctaatttgaggcaaaaaccggtccaaaccgaaccgtgcccacccctagtacCGTTTAtgagaaataaaaattgaaatagaaaataaaataaaagtatcCTCCTACCCAAAGTTTCAAAGGATGAGAGAGAAAAGCGTATAATGGACAAtaagtactttttttttttgcttttcactttttaacatcttaaataatatatatttttcgttaGTAGACCATATTTTCAGGGCAGTTGCAAGTGATTGTTTTGACCCGTAAGTGATGAAATAGTAAGAGCATCTCTAACAatctttttaataattttggaaTGTTAAAATAGGTTAGCCACATCATCAAAACTCTCTCTAACAGCCTTGAATTGCTAAAATAAGTGAGCCACATCATCAAAACCTAccttgaaaatattaaaaacatgcattttttcttttcatataataaatacatagacATTCTTGACAtgcttttgtatttttcattatttttcataacattacattaatttaattgaagaGTCTATTGAggcataaattattaaagtagCAATTAAACCTTTTCAAATTGTCATATATaccaacaaaatttaatttaaagagCTTAATGTACTTGATTGCAACAAAAAGTTTattgacaaaattgaaattacgTAGAGCCAACCAAATATAGACAAAGTGTGTCATTtcaccaaagaaaagaaaaagactaaGGAAAAGAAcgattttattcttttctccCTCTcctatttctttaaaatttgaaaataaaaataatagttgTTGATGAATCAAAATAATAGTTCATTTCTTTTCTGGTCCCCTTCCCTTTACAATCATGAAAAGGTATCATTGGATTTCTGCTTTATTTTTTGAGCGTGACAAAAGATATATGATCA
This window encodes:
- the LOC18793506 gene encoding PTI1-like tyrosine-protein kinase 3 — translated: MRKWLCCTCHVEESYPSNENEHLKSPKHYTDGNQKGNKVSAPVKSDVQKAPPPIEVPPLSLEELKEKTDNFGSKSLIGEGSYGRVYYASLNDGKAVAVKKLDVASEPESNGEFLTQVSMVSRLKHENLVELLGYCVDGSLRVLAYEFATMGSLHDILHGRKGVQGAQPGPTLDWLQRVRIAVDAARGLEYLHEKVQPAIIHRDIRSSNVLLFEDFKAKIADFNLSNQAPDMAARLHSTRVLGTFGYHAPEYAMTGQLTQKSDVYSFGVVLLELLTGRKPVDHTMPRGQQSLVTWATPRLSEDKVKQCVDPKLKGDYPAKGVAKLAAVAALCVQYEAEFRPNMSIVVKALQPLLKLPPPQAPEP